One window of Tepidanaerobacter acetatoxydans Re1 genomic DNA carries:
- a CDS encoding ECF transporter S component: MKSEVNKMARLAMLAALSILLMFLIRFPLIPSAPFLEYEPGDVPALIAAFLFGPGAGVLVTLIVSLIQALTVSAGSGWIGAIMHFIATGTMVAVAGYIYKKIHTQKGAIIALAAASISMTLVMIPLNLIFTTKFMNVPMEAVKAMIIPIIIPFNLLKASINSTLTFLVYKPVGKVMRVEVKPIKPLTKNC, translated from the coding sequence ATGAAAAGTGAAGTAAATAAAATGGCAAGACTTGCTATGCTTGCAGCTCTATCAATACTTTTAATGTTTTTAATCAGGTTTCCGCTTATTCCTTCAGCGCCATTTTTGGAATATGAGCCGGGTGATGTGCCGGCATTAATAGCAGCATTTTTGTTCGGCCCGGGAGCAGGTGTTTTAGTGACTCTGATAGTTTCACTTATACAGGCTTTAACGGTCAGTGCAGGAAGCGGCTGGATCGGTGCGATAATGCATTTTATAGCTACTGGAACGATGGTTGCGGTTGCAGGATATATTTATAAAAAAATCCACACACAAAAAGGTGCAATAATTGCACTGGCTGCAGCGTCAATTAGCATGACACTTGTGATGATACCCCTTAACCTAATATTTACAACAAAATTCATGAATGTTCCTATGGAAGCCGTAAAAGCCATGATTATCCCGATTATAATACCTTTTAATTTACTGAAGGCATCCATTAATTCGACACTGACGTTCTTGGTTTATAAACCGGTTGGGAAGGTCATGAGAGTGGAAGTAAAACCCATAAAACCGTTAACAAAAAACTGTTGA
- a CDS encoding TrpB-like pyridoxal phosphate-dependent enzyme: MEDTKILLKESEIPTSWYNIQADMPTPVKPPLSPVTGKPATPEELGAIFPEEIIKQEVSTERFIEIPEEVQKLYRLWRPSPVYRAHRLEKALDTPAGIYFKYEGVSPAGSHKLNTAIPQAYYNKKQGIRRLATETGAGQWGTALSMACKFFDMECSVYMVKVSYEQKPYRRSIMQLFGAEVFASPTDKTDAGRAVLKEHPDSLGSLGIAISEAVEDAVKNSDTNYALGSVLNHVVLHQTVIGLEAKKQMEKAGYYPDVVIACSGGGSNFGGIAMPFVHDKIKDGKKTRIIAAEPAACPSLTKGKFTYDYGDVAHLTPKMMMYTLGSDFVPPGIHAGGLRYHGASPIQSQLLHDELIEAVAYDQQDIFEAAMLFAQNEGIVPAPESAHAIKAAIDEALKAKEAGEKKTILFNLSGHGYFDMASYDNYLSGKLQNSSLSDDVLQETLSKLQ; this comes from the coding sequence ATGGAAGATACAAAAATATTACTTAAGGAAAGCGAAATTCCAACAAGCTGGTATAATATTCAGGCAGATATGCCGACTCCTGTAAAACCGCCGCTTAGCCCTGTTACAGGGAAGCCTGCGACGCCTGAGGAGCTAGGGGCAATATTCCCTGAAGAAATCATAAAACAAGAAGTAAGTACAGAGCGTTTTATAGAAATACCCGAGGAAGTTCAAAAGTTATACAGATTGTGGAGGCCGTCGCCCGTCTATAGAGCACACAGGCTGGAAAAGGCTTTAGATACGCCTGCCGGGATTTACTTTAAGTATGAAGGAGTGAGTCCCGCCGGCAGTCATAAGTTAAATACCGCCATTCCTCAGGCCTATTATAATAAAAAACAGGGGATAAGGCGGCTGGCCACCGAAACAGGTGCAGGGCAGTGGGGAACAGCACTTTCTATGGCTTGCAAGTTCTTTGACATGGAATGCTCGGTTTACATGGTGAAGGTAAGTTATGAGCAAAAGCCCTATCGGCGCTCAATAATGCAGCTTTTCGGAGCAGAGGTGTTTGCAAGCCCCACCGATAAAACCGATGCGGGCCGTGCCGTGCTAAAAGAGCATCCGGATTCCTTAGGAAGCTTAGGTATTGCAATAAGTGAAGCGGTGGAAGATGCCGTAAAAAATTCTGATACGAACTATGCTTTAGGCAGTGTATTAAACCACGTAGTTCTTCACCAAACAGTCATTGGTCTTGAAGCTAAAAAACAAATGGAAAAAGCAGGCTACTATCCGGATGTGGTAATAGCCTGTTCCGGCGGCGGCAGCAATTTTGGCGGAATTGCCATGCCATTTGTGCACGATAAAATCAAAGACGGCAAAAAAACACGTATAATCGCAGCTGAGCCTGCCGCCTGTCCAAGTCTTACAAAGGGCAAGTTCACTTACGATTATGGCGATGTGGCCCATTTGACTCCAAAGATGATGATGTATACCTTGGGAAGCGATTTTGTTCCACCGGGAATCCACGCAGGAGGCTTGCGCTACCATGGAGCATCTCCAATCCAAAGCCAGCTTTTGCATGATGAGCTGATTGAGGCTGTTGCTTATGACCAGCAGGATATTTTTGAAGCAGCGATGCTTTTTGCACAAAATGAAGGAATTGTGCCGGCACCTGAATCAGCTCATGCTATAAAAGCAGCAATCGATGAAGCCTTAAAAGCCAAAGAAGCCGGAGAAAAAAAGACAATTTTGTTTAACTTGAGCGGTCATGGATATTTCGACATGGCATCTTACGACAATTATCTTTCCGGCAAGCTGCAAAACTCCAGCCTGTCTGATGATGTCTTGCAGGAAACCTTAAGTAAACTACAGTAA
- a CDS encoding sigma 54-interacting transcriptional regulator: MNINMLSDEDKMPMLETTLDNLREGVNVVDENGTLIFSNRASADYAHSTVSKMIGSQITEFYPRAALLEVLRTKKPQLDVKIEHDDGRKYVVNAVPLIINGKFKGGVATFRDVTEIENLGQKLELLKQELTFSKVDDAFELIVGKDGSLKEAIIIAQRSIGALGGPRHSVISGESGTGKTLLARAMFYFAKKIHVISEDASFIEVNCAQFTNPDIAAVEIFGSEKGAFTGATEKRGLFELADGGVLFLDEAHALAHYQTMLLKAVESGKIRRIGGRKDIDINVIVIAASTKNLKNVLLPELYQRLAQYEIKLPPLRERPLSEKEKLLNCFIENYEYNAGDKYNVKLKIDFTNEAKGILLNAYYPRNIRQFRDITYATIDAAVPLISDVPASKKVTAVVDINHIPFYMFESSGSDGVYQEQEEPKTIESFNFDDSKMDREEILNKIIFTLNEKGLGPRKIARVLEEKGYDIKYYQVAYRLKKQRNSNI; the protein is encoded by the coding sequence ATGAATATTAATATGCTGTCTGATGAAGACAAGATGCCGATGCTGGAAACCACACTGGACAATCTTCGGGAAGGTGTAAATGTAGTTGATGAAAATGGAACCCTTATATTCTCTAATAGGGCATCAGCAGATTATGCTCATTCTACCGTTTCGAAAATGATAGGTTCTCAAATAACCGAATTTTATCCCCGTGCCGCTTTGTTAGAGGTATTAAGAACTAAAAAACCTCAATTAGATGTAAAAATTGAACACGATGACGGCCGAAAGTATGTAGTAAATGCCGTTCCACTTATAATAAATGGTAAGTTTAAAGGCGGTGTAGCAACTTTTCGTGATGTTACGGAGATTGAGAATTTGGGACAAAAATTAGAACTTTTAAAACAGGAACTCACTTTCAGTAAAGTAGATGACGCCTTTGAATTAATAGTAGGAAAGGACGGTAGCTTAAAAGAAGCTATAATAATAGCCCAGAGATCCATCGGTGCATTAGGAGGACCTAGGCACTCAGTTATATCAGGGGAATCAGGGACCGGTAAAACACTGCTGGCTCGAGCCATGTTCTATTTTGCTAAGAAAATCCATGTTATTTCAGAAGATGCCAGTTTTATAGAGGTGAATTGTGCACAATTTACAAATCCTGATATAGCAGCGGTAGAAATATTTGGATCAGAAAAGGGTGCTTTTACCGGCGCCACCGAAAAAAGAGGTTTATTTGAGCTGGCGGATGGAGGTGTGCTCTTTTTGGATGAGGCTCATGCATTAGCACATTATCAAACAATGCTTCTTAAAGCAGTTGAATCAGGCAAGATCCGAAGGATAGGTGGCAGAAAGGATATAGATATCAATGTGATTGTTATTGCAGCCTCAACCAAAAATCTAAAAAATGTGCTTTTGCCAGAACTGTACCAAAGACTTGCCCAGTATGAAATAAAATTGCCGCCTCTTCGGGAGAGACCGCTATCAGAAAAGGAAAAACTACTGAACTGTTTCATAGAAAATTATGAGTACAATGCTGGTGACAAATATAATGTCAAACTCAAAATAGATTTTACAAATGAAGCTAAGGGTATTCTCTTAAATGCCTATTATCCGAGGAACATCCGGCAGTTCAGAGATATAACTTATGCTACTATTGATGCGGCAGTACCTCTGATAAGCGATGTGCCTGCATCCAAAAAAGTCACTGCTGTGGTAGATATAAATCATATACCCTTTTATATGTTTGAAAGCAGTGGAAGTGATGGAGTATATCAAGAACAGGAAGAGCCTAAAACCATAGAAAGTTTTAATTTTGATGACAGCAAGATGGATAGAGAAGAAATATTAAACAAGATAATTTTTACTCTAAATGAGAAGGGTCTTGGGCCAAGGAAAATCGCTCGAGTGTTGGAAGAAAAAGGGTATGATATAAAGTACTATCAGGTAGCATATCGATTAAAAAAACAACGTAATTCAAATATATAG
- a CDS encoding molybdopterin-binding protein: protein MTSKAIIIPTGDEILNGTVVDTNSPAIMALILERFPGCEVTRITPSVDNETTIITKLKRAIEEKADLIFIIGGSGGGHRFIPNAARDFTHTAILKMFPNSCFKEIYGKNGHLWSKLIAAKESNSLLVNVPGPYVEAVAAAEAALDSILKGETDPQIIVERTSEAVSRQYPSGGEIK from the coding sequence TTGACAAGTAAGGCCATCATTATTCCTACTGGGGATGAGATATTAAACGGAACGGTAGTCGATACCAATAGTCCGGCTATAATGGCTCTAATTCTTGAGAGATTCCCGGGGTGTGAAGTTACACGGATAACTCCTTCAGTGGACAATGAAACTACAATTATAACAAAACTTAAGAGGGCTATTGAAGAAAAAGCCGATCTCATTTTTATCATAGGTGGTTCTGGAGGAGGCCATCGTTTTATACCTAATGCAGCTCGAGATTTTACCCATACGGCTATATTGAAGATGTTCCCCAATTCTTGTTTTAAGGAAATATATGGAAAAAACGGACACTTGTGGTCAAAATTGATAGCAGCGAAAGAAAGCAATAGTTTATTGGTAAATGTTCCAGGCCCCTATGTGGAAGCCGTTGCGGCGGCTGAAGCTGCTCTAGATTCCATATTAAAGGGCGAGACAGATCCTCAAATTATTGTGGAAAGGACATCGGAAGCGGTATCCCGGCAGTATCCTTCTGGTGGAGAAATTAAATGA
- a CDS encoding aspartyl-phosphate phosphatase Spo0E family protein, with translation MNIEDKIETARKALHNALKGKDNEEKVLEISREIDKYIIEYYKEDKSKKY, from the coding sequence ATGAATATAGAAGATAAGATAGAAACAGCGAGGAAAGCACTGCATAATGCTTTAAAGGGAAAAGACAATGAAGAAAAGGTGCTCGAAATCAGCCGAGAAATTGATAAATATATTATAGAATACTATAAAGAGGACAAATCTAAAAAATATTAG
- a CDS encoding helix-turn-helix domain-containing protein, producing MEIDNDAIGKRIREEREKLGLSREEFAEIIGLSDYYIGQLERGERQMSMPTLIKVANCLHVSLDYLVLGRLSFDAAYICDPNNNTYETWDEGFYEINNLLKKCSPHEIELFKKLIKTILPYMR from the coding sequence TTGGAAATAGACAACGATGCTATCGGTAAAAGAATACGTGAAGAAAGAGAAAAACTGGGATTATCACGGGAAGAATTTGCAGAGATAATCGGACTTTCAGACTATTATATAGGTCAGCTAGAGCGAGGTGAGCGGCAAATGAGTATGCCGACTTTAATCAAAGTCGCAAACTGTTTGCATGTTTCTTTGGATTACCTTGTTCTGGGAAGGTTAAGCTTTGATGCGGCTTACATATGTGATCCAAATAATAATACATATGAAACTTGGGATGAAGGCTTCTATGAAATAAATAATTTGCTTAAAAAGTGTTCTCCACATGAAATAGAACTATTTAAAAAACTCATAAAAACTATTCTTCCTTATATGCGGTAA
- a CDS encoding tryptophan transporter, with amino-acid sequence MKLRDMILTSLLIAIGLVLHYIVPPIMGGMKPDFLLSMLFVALYIDSSPKNALLAGILAGIFSAMTTGFPGGQIANMCDKMVTAFAVIAMIKVFSKLNQNAAVIITAIIGTIISGTVFLGTALFVVGSLPLAFPVLFTTVVLPAAAINTVATFICYKVVASMQKSVLHKA; translated from the coding sequence ATGAAATTGAGAGATATGATTTTGACATCACTTCTGATAGCAATCGGATTGGTGCTTCACTATATCGTTCCGCCTATTATGGGAGGTATGAAACCGGATTTTCTGCTGTCAATGCTATTTGTAGCACTTTATATAGACAGCAGCCCGAAAAATGCTCTGCTTGCAGGCATACTTGCAGGTATATTTTCTGCCATGACTACCGGATTTCCCGGAGGCCAAATAGCAAATATGTGCGACAAAATGGTTACAGCTTTTGCAGTGATAGCGATGATAAAGGTATTTTCTAAATTGAACCAAAATGCTGCGGTAATAATTACCGCAATTATTGGAACTATAATAAGCGGTACTGTCTTTTTGGGCACAGCTCTTTTTGTAGTGGGAAGCCTGCCTCTTGCGTTTCCGGTACTTTTTACGACAGTAGTTTTGCCGGCAGCGGCAATAAACACTGTTGCTACTTTTATATGCTACAAAGTGGTAGCCTCAATGCAAAAATCGGTGCTGCATAAAGCATAA
- a CDS encoding Tex family protein: protein MEKIIKTLAQELNIGERQVAATVGLLDEGNTVPFIARYRKEVTGGLSDEQLRLLFERLSYLRNLETRKTEVVKLLEEMEKLTPEIRQNLDRALTLQEVEDIYRPFRPKRRTRATIAREKGLEPLAAKILAQEDMVDEQAIASFIDPQKGVATCEEALAGALDIIAEVVSDDAKIRKLIRDTAYKKGIVQTSGLTEETSTYSMYYDFKEPVQKIVSHRILAINRGEREKYLQVKILVPDDEIISIIKAEYIKESSPTSHLMENAIEDAYKRLIWPSIEREIRNMLTEQAEEQALSTFSKNLKHLILQPPIKGRVIMGFDPAYRTGCKIVVIDASGKLLAYTVCYPTPPQNKFDESKKIILDLIEKYRVDVVSLGNGTASRESEKFLAEILKESSRPVSYVIVSEAGASVYSASKLGTEEFPNLDVSFRGAVSIARRLQDPLAELVKIDPKSLGVGQYQHDVNQKRLSEKLSGVVEDCVNSVGVDVNTASPSLLGYVSGITASTASNIVKYREENGMFKSRKEFLKVPKLGPKTFEQCAGFLRVPESSNILDNTAVHPESYDIAEKIMKLYTLDELKIKIFSENEIAQMASNLDIGIPTLKDILSELKKPGRDPREELPAPIFRTDVLEISDLKPGMALMGSVRNITDFGAFIDIGVHQDGLCHISELSEGFVRSPFDVVSVGDVVKVKVLSVDAERNRISLTMKGV from the coding sequence ATGGAAAAAATCATAAAAACTTTAGCTCAAGAATTAAATATAGGCGAAAGACAAGTTGCGGCAACTGTCGGACTGTTAGACGAGGGAAATACCGTACCGTTCATAGCCCGCTATCGGAAGGAGGTAACCGGAGGTCTGTCGGATGAGCAGCTTCGCCTGCTTTTTGAGCGGCTTTCCTATCTTAGAAATCTTGAAACAAGAAAGACTGAAGTTGTAAAGCTTTTGGAGGAAATGGAAAAACTCACGCCGGAAATTCGACAAAATCTTGATAGGGCTTTAACCCTTCAGGAAGTAGAAGATATCTACCGGCCCTTTAGGCCCAAGCGAAGAACCAGGGCTACCATTGCAAGGGAAAAAGGGCTTGAGCCTCTGGCAGCAAAGATTTTGGCTCAGGAAGACATGGTTGACGAACAAGCTATCGCATCCTTTATAGACCCGCAAAAGGGTGTAGCAACCTGCGAGGAAGCTCTGGCCGGAGCCCTTGACATCATTGCCGAGGTTGTATCAGATGATGCCAAAATTCGCAAGCTTATACGAGATACAGCCTATAAAAAGGGAATTGTTCAGACATCCGGTCTTACCGAGGAAACATCGACTTATTCTATGTACTATGACTTTAAGGAACCTGTACAAAAAATTGTTTCACACCGCATCCTTGCCATAAATCGCGGCGAGAGGGAAAAATATCTTCAGGTAAAAATCTTGGTTCCCGATGATGAAATCATAAGTATCATAAAGGCCGAATACATAAAGGAGTCTTCGCCTACCTCTCATCTTATGGAAAATGCAATCGAAGATGCCTATAAGCGACTTATTTGGCCATCCATAGAGCGCGAAATCAGGAATATGCTTACAGAACAAGCTGAGGAGCAGGCACTTTCTACATTTTCTAAAAATCTCAAACACTTGATTCTCCAGCCCCCTATAAAAGGTCGGGTAATAATGGGCTTTGACCCAGCATATCGAACCGGCTGCAAAATTGTAGTAATAGATGCTTCCGGAAAGCTTTTAGCATACACGGTTTGCTATCCTACACCACCACAAAATAAGTTTGATGAATCCAAGAAGATTATTTTGGATTTAATAGAAAAATACCGAGTCGATGTTGTTTCATTGGGAAATGGCACTGCTTCCCGTGAAAGCGAAAAATTCCTGGCGGAAATTTTAAAGGAAAGCTCAAGACCTGTTTCCTATGTTATCGTAAGCGAAGCGGGAGCTTCGGTATACTCTGCATCAAAACTTGGAACGGAGGAATTTCCGAATCTGGATGTTTCGTTTAGAGGAGCTGTTTCCATTGCGCGGCGCCTTCAAGACCCTTTGGCAGAGCTGGTAAAGATAGACCCCAAATCACTTGGTGTGGGCCAGTATCAGCATGATGTAAACCAAAAGCGGCTTTCAGAAAAGCTCTCGGGTGTTGTAGAAGACTGCGTCAACAGCGTAGGCGTAGACGTAAACACCGCATCGCCTTCGCTTCTTGGCTATGTAAGCGGCATTACCGCATCTACTGCTTCAAATATCGTAAAATATCGGGAAGAAAATGGCATGTTTAAATCAAGAAAGGAATTTTTAAAGGTGCCTAAATTGGGGCCTAAGACTTTTGAGCAGTGTGCAGGATTTCTTCGCGTGCCGGAAAGCAGTAATATCTTAGATAATACCGCCGTCCATCCTGAAAGTTATGATATAGCCGAAAAGATTATGAAGCTTTACACTTTAGATGAGCTTAAGATAAAAATATTTTCTGAAAATGAAATCGCTCAAATGGCTTCAAATCTTGATATCGGCATCCCTACCCTAAAAGATATCCTGTCAGAGCTTAAAAAGCCGGGCCGCGATCCTCGCGAAGAACTTCCTGCCCCCATCTTTCGCACTGATGTGCTGGAAATCTCAGACTTAAAGCCCGGCATGGCCTTAATGGGCAGTGTGCGCAACATCACGGACTTTGGAGCATTTATCGACATCGGCGTCCATCAGGACGGCCTATGCCACATATCGGAGCTTTCCGAAGGCTTTGTGCGTTCCCCCTTTGATGTGGTAAGTGTCGGCGATGTGGTAAAGGTTAAGGTATTATCCGTCGATGCAGAAAGAAACAGGATAAGCCTTACTATGAAGGGAGTATAG